One Deltaproteobacteria bacterium DNA window includes the following coding sequences:
- a CDS encoding AbrB/MazE/SpoVT family DNA-binding domain-containing protein encodes MARRYISVLLGFGMPGSKQKGLVKITSRGQMTIPKEAREAANLRAGDWIAFEVVADHVVVRKVIPEEDGYLEGISEVLSEWVSPEDDEAWRDL; translated from the coding sequence TTGGCGAGGCGTTACATTTCTGTTTTGCTGGGCTTCGGTATGCCGGGAAGCAAGCAAAAAGGACTCGTTAAGATCACCTCACGCGGGCAGATGACGATTCCCAAGGAGGCCCGCGAGGCGGCGAACCTACGGGCGGGCGATTGGATCGCCTTCGAGGTCGTGGCTGACCATGTCGTGGTTCGCAAGGTCATTCCGGAAGAGGACGGCTATCTGGAAGGCATCTCGGAAGTCCTGAGCGAATGGGTCTCCCCTGAAGACGACGAAGCGTGGCGCGACCTTTGA
- a CDS encoding peptide ABC transporter substrate-binding protein, which translates to MVETSASHRRGTSTRTLFLTLFAALLLGISSAHAADNLLQRGNGAEPETLDVHKSSGVPEANIQRDLFEGLVAEAADGSLIPGVAESWTLSDDGTVYTFRLRKNAKWSNGDPVTAHDFAFALRRGVDPAVGSSYAFILWPIANAEAITKGKVQELDRMGVEAVDAHTLKVTLKAPTPYFIGMLTHHQAYPVHRKSLEKHGDKWTRPGNLVSNGAYRLTEWVPQSHVRLERNPHYWDAANVRIDAVVFHPTEDKSTELKRFRSGELDITDDVPIDQIGWIEKNLAGQFRNTAYLGTYYYALNLTKPPFRDRPGLRNALAMTIDREILTGKVTKGGEVPAYAWVPPGVNQYAGAKVPWHGLSKAERLARARKLYAEAGYSKDKPLKVQILYNTSDSHKRIAIAISGMWKKALGVQTELFNQEWKVYLTTRKAKQFEVLRAGWIGDYNDANTFLELLKGDVGTMNPAGYANSEYDALMRKAEKETDLAVRAGLMQKAESILLKDMPIIPIYHYTTQHLVSPRVKGWVDNVMDVHPTRYLSLAP; encoded by the coding sequence ATGGTTGAAACATCCGCAAGCCATAGGCGCGGCACATCCACCCGTACGCTGTTCCTCACTCTCTTCGCGGCATTGCTGCTCGGCATCTCTTCCGCCCATGCGGCCGACAACCTCCTCCAGCGCGGCAACGGCGCGGAGCCGGAGACCCTGGACGTGCACAAGTCGTCGGGAGTTCCCGAGGCCAACATCCAGCGCGACCTGTTCGAGGGGCTGGTGGCGGAAGCCGCGGACGGCTCCCTGATCCCGGGCGTGGCGGAAAGCTGGACCCTGAGCGACGACGGCACGGTTTACACTTTCCGTCTGCGGAAGAACGCCAAGTGGTCCAACGGGGATCCGGTGACGGCTCACGACTTCGCGTTCGCGTTGCGGCGCGGCGTGGACCCGGCCGTGGGCTCGAGCTACGCCTTCATTCTCTGGCCCATCGCCAACGCCGAGGCCATCACCAAGGGCAAGGTCCAGGAGCTGGATCGCATGGGGGTGGAAGCGGTGGACGCGCACACCCTGAAAGTGACCCTCAAGGCGCCGACCCCTTACTTCATCGGCATGCTCACGCATCACCAGGCGTACCCGGTGCATCGCAAGAGCCTGGAGAAGCACGGCGACAAGTGGACCCGCCCCGGCAATCTGGTCTCCAACGGCGCCTACCGGCTGACCGAATGGGTGCCTCAGAGCCATGTGCGCCTGGAGCGCAACCCGCACTACTGGGACGCCGCCAACGTACGCATCGACGCGGTGGTGTTTCACCCCACCGAAGACAAGAGCACCGAGCTGAAACGGTTTCGGAGCGGCGAGCTGGACATCACCGATGACGTGCCCATCGACCAGATCGGGTGGATCGAGAAGAACCTTGCCGGACAGTTCCGCAACACGGCGTATCTCGGCACCTATTACTACGCCCTGAACCTTACCAAGCCGCCGTTCCGCGACCGACCGGGACTTCGCAACGCACTGGCCATGACCATCGACCGCGAGATCCTTACCGGCAAGGTCACCAAGGGCGGCGAGGTCCCCGCGTATGCATGGGTGCCGCCGGGCGTCAACCAGTACGCCGGTGCGAAGGTGCCGTGGCACGGTCTTTCCAAGGCCGAGCGCCTCGCACGGGCCAGGAAGCTCTACGCCGAAGCCGGCTACTCCAAGGACAAGCCGCTGAAGGTGCAGATCCTCTACAACACCAGCGACAGCCACAAACGCATCGCCATCGCCATCTCGGGCATGTGGAAGAAGGCGCTCGGCGTGCAGACCGAGCTTTTCAACCAGGAATGGAAAGTGTACCTCACGACCCGGAAGGCCAAGCAGTTCGAAGTGCTGCGGGCCGGTTGGATCGGGGACTACAACGACGCCAACACCTTCCTGGAGCTGCTCAAGGGCGACGTCGGCACCATGAACCCTGCGGGGTACGCCAACTCCGAGTACGACGCCCTGATGCGCAAGGCCGAGAAGGAAACCGACCTGGCAGTCCGGGCCGGGCTCATGCAGAAGGCGGAGAGCATTCTGCTGAAGGACATGCCCATCATCCCCATCTACCACTACACGACCCAGCACCTGGTGAGTCCGCGGGTCAAGGGGTGGGTGGACAACGTGATGGACGTGCATCCTACCCGGTACTTGTCGCTGGCGCCCTGA
- the oppB gene encoding oligopeptide ABC transporter permease OppB, with product MWTYVIRRLASAVPTLFIIIAIAFFMIRLAPGGPFDRERVVPPEISANLNRVYHLDEPLPQQFVRYLKGLARGDFGPSFKYRDFTVTELIAAGFPVSLKIGLWAMAAAVLLGVGLGAWAAQRRNSVADHLVMGAAMTGIAVPNFVVAPLLSLVIGVYLNLLPVGGLGDGGVRHLLLPVISLALPQVAYIARLSRGSMIEVLSADYIRTGRAKGLTQRRIVFRHALKNALTPVISYLGPATAAIVTGSVVIEQIFGIPGLGRYFVQGALNRDYTLVMGVVVTYGSLIIVLNLAVDLLYGFLDPRVRSHG from the coding sequence TTGTGGACCTACGTGATACGGCGGTTGGCGTCGGCGGTGCCGACGCTCTTCATCATCATCGCCATCGCCTTCTTCATGATCCGGCTGGCGCCCGGCGGTCCCTTCGACCGGGAGCGGGTGGTCCCGCCTGAGATCTCGGCCAACCTGAACCGCGTCTACCACCTCGACGAGCCCCTGCCGCAACAGTTCGTCCGCTACCTCAAGGGCCTTGCGCGCGGCGACTTCGGCCCGTCCTTCAAGTACCGCGACTTCACCGTCACCGAGCTGATCGCCGCGGGCTTCCCGGTGTCGCTCAAGATCGGCTTGTGGGCCATGGCCGCGGCGGTTCTTCTCGGGGTCGGTCTGGGCGCCTGGGCGGCCCAGCGCCGCAATTCCGTGGCGGACCACCTGGTCATGGGCGCCGCCATGACCGGCATCGCGGTTCCCAACTTCGTGGTCGCGCCGCTGCTCTCGCTGGTCATCGGCGTGTACCTCAACCTCCTGCCCGTGGGCGGCCTGGGCGATGGCGGCGTGCGTCACCTGCTGCTGCCGGTGATCTCCCTGGCGCTGCCGCAGGTGGCCTACATCGCGCGCCTGTCCCGTGGCAGCATGATCGAGGTGCTGTCCGCCGACTACATCCGCACCGGCCGCGCCAAGGGGCTGACGCAACGGCGTATCGTCTTCCGCCACGCCCTCAAGAACGCGCTCACCCCGGTGATCTCCTACCTCGGGCCGGCCACCGCCGCCATCGTCACCGGCTCGGTGGTGATCGAGCAGATCTTCGGCATCCCGGGCCTCGGCCGCTACTTCGTCCAGGGCGCCCTCAATCGCGACTACACCCTGGTGATGGGGGTCGTGGTCACCTACGGCTCCCTGATCATCGTCCTCAATCTCGCGGTGGACCTGTTGTACGGGTTCCTGGACCCACGGGTGCGGTCTCATGGATAG
- a CDS encoding alpha/beta hydrolase, translated as MANHIDGPLYYERMGRTGPVMAFIHPNPMDQSCWIFQMAHLSTWYRCMAIDIPGYGRSPKAAAGLTMDDMAEACWEAIDDAMPGEAAVLVGSSVGSAIAPYMYHQHPDRTKAIILSGKGYSTDKSNFQRRIETYRANGVGFRWRYTFEDLSPAFRATPLAHFFANLFTERNAFADVDTICHQFGALQEQEPEGHYSGIACPVTILTGSEDNAHQRAFALQEQIPGCELKVLPGAGHACQMEQPWLFDRFMIEFLTKHGLFPETPKPAVPGF; from the coding sequence ATGGCCAACCACATCGACGGACCCCTCTACTACGAACGCATGGGCCGCACCGGCCCGGTGATGGCGTTCATCCACCCGAACCCGATGGACCAGTCGTGCTGGATCTTCCAGATGGCGCATCTGTCGACGTGGTACCGGTGCATGGCCATCGATATTCCGGGGTACGGGCGGTCGCCGAAGGCGGCGGCGGGGCTGACCATGGATGACATGGCGGAGGCGTGCTGGGAGGCGATCGACGACGCCATGCCCGGCGAGGCCGCCGTCCTGGTGGGCTCTTCGGTGGGATCGGCCATCGCCCCCTACATGTATCACCAGCACCCGGACCGAACGAAGGCGATCATCCTGTCGGGCAAGGGATATTCGACCGACAAGAGCAACTTCCAGCGGCGCATCGAGACGTACCGCGCCAACGGCGTCGGCTTTCGATGGAGGTACACGTTCGAGGACCTGAGCCCGGCGTTCCGCGCCACGCCGCTCGCGCATTTCTTCGCCAACCTGTTCACCGAACGCAACGCGTTCGCGGACGTGGACACGATCTGTCACCAGTTCGGGGCGCTTCAGGAGCAGGAGCCCGAGGGCCATTACTCCGGCATCGCCTGCCCGGTCACCATCCTCACCGGCAGCGAGGACAACGCCCACCAGCGGGCGTTCGCCCTGCAGGAACAAATACCGGGCTGCGAGTTGAAGGTGTTGCCCGGCGCGGGTCATGCATGCCAGATGGAGCAGCCCTGGCTGTTCGATCGCTTCATGATCGAGTTCCTCACCAAGCACGGTCTGTTTCCCGAGACCCCGAAGCCGGCGGTTCCCGGCTTCTGA
- a CDS encoding ABC transporter permease subunit, with protein sequence MDSAATGLETRRSTAADSRSPWRDAAAQLRRNRGAMAGSVTLGVLAVLAVAVPMLSPYAIDEIFWDAIGTGPSLAGGHLFGTDANGRDLFLRTLYAGRISLAVGLAASVVSVLVGVAWGTVSGYFGGFTDSAMMRFVDVLYALPFMFFVILLMVYFGRHVVLIFVAIGMVEWLDMARIVRGQTLSIKRREFVEAARAMGAPSMWIVLRHVIPNVLGPVVVFATLTVPRAILFESFLSFLGLGIQEPMTSWGVLISEGATQMETQPWALVFPATFLAATLFSLNFLGDGLRDALDPKQR encoded by the coding sequence ATGGATAGCGCCGCGACGGGCCTGGAAACCCGGCGGAGCACCGCCGCCGACAGCCGCAGTCCCTGGCGTGACGCTGCCGCGCAACTGCGACGGAACCGCGGCGCCATGGCCGGATCGGTCACCCTCGGCGTCCTCGCCGTCCTCGCGGTCGCCGTGCCGATGCTCTCGCCCTACGCCATCGACGAGATATTCTGGGACGCCATCGGCACCGGCCCCAGCCTTGCCGGGGGACACCTGTTCGGCACCGACGCCAACGGCCGGGACCTGTTCCTGCGCACCCTCTACGCGGGACGCATTTCGCTCGCCGTCGGGCTGGCGGCGTCGGTGGTCAGCGTTCTCGTAGGCGTCGCCTGGGGCACCGTCTCCGGCTATTTCGGCGGCTTCACCGACTCCGCCATGATGCGGTTCGTGGACGTCCTCTACGCCCTCCCCTTCATGTTCTTCGTCATTCTGTTGATGGTCTACTTCGGCCGCCACGTGGTGCTGATCTTCGTGGCCATCGGCATGGTGGAATGGCTCGACATGGCGCGGATCGTCCGTGGGCAGACCCTTTCCATCAAGCGCCGGGAGTTCGTCGAGGCGGCACGGGCGATGGGCGCGCCGTCCATGTGGATCGTTCTCCGGCACGTCATTCCCAACGTCCTGGGACCGGTGGTGGTCTTCGCCACCCTCACCGTTCCCCGCGCCATCCTGTTCGAAAGCTTCCTGAGCTTCCTCGGCCTGGGCATCCAGGAGCCCATGACGAGTTGGGGCGTCCTCATCAGCGAAGGCGCCACGCAAATGGAAACCCAGCCCTGGGCCCTCGTCTTCCCCGCCACCTTCCTCGCCGCCACCCTCTTCAGCCTCAACTTCCTCGGCGATGGCCTCCGCGACGCGCTGGATCCGAAGCAAAGGTAG
- a CDS encoding DNA methyltransferase, which yields MRTATATITAEAMRLNAVCPYFTMFPLDFPLGVLEGQATNEECVLDPFCGRGTTNFAARLLGLESIGVDVSRVAVAATRSRLVSPTPEGIIDATRDILKGRREKADVPEGEFWRWAYHEEVLQDLCLLRAALLNGGVREPVAAALRGIILGALHGPVGLTKKSYFSNQCPRTYAPKPRYAVKFWSERKLRPPQVDVIDIIGERARRYYETSPRRVQGTVVEGDSRNPCTLDRACRSTKRISYVITSPPYYGLKTYLPDQWIRNWFLGGPSTVEYTKRGQLSHRGRDEFIADLREVWANVGQYCKQGAKLVVRFGSIGDRPLEDPARFVVESFDGTGWSATGVRHADNAANGKRQADTFRRKLANARDEVDVWAQWSS from the coding sequence TTGAGAACCGCCACGGCCACGATTACGGCCGAGGCTATGCGTCTCAACGCCGTCTGTCCCTATTTCACCATGTTCCCCTTGGATTTTCCGCTTGGGGTCCTTGAGGGACAAGCGACCAATGAGGAGTGCGTCCTCGACCCGTTCTGCGGTCGTGGAACAACCAATTTCGCGGCCCGCCTCCTTGGCCTTGAATCTATCGGGGTTGATGTCTCGCGAGTCGCCGTGGCCGCGACTCGCTCCCGTCTTGTGTCGCCAACGCCAGAAGGAATCATTGACGCGACCAGGGACATCCTGAAAGGACGCAGGGAGAAAGCCGACGTTCCTGAGGGGGAGTTTTGGCGCTGGGCCTATCATGAGGAAGTGTTACAAGATCTGTGCCTGCTTCGAGCAGCCCTGTTGAACGGCGGCGTCAGGGAGCCGGTCGCGGCCGCACTCAGGGGTATCATCCTGGGAGCATTGCACGGCCCGGTTGGTCTAACAAAGAAATCCTACTTTTCGAACCAGTGTCCGCGAACCTATGCTCCGAAACCCAGGTACGCGGTCAAGTTCTGGAGCGAGCGGAAGTTGCGTCCTCCCCAAGTCGATGTGATCGATATCATTGGCGAGCGTGCGCGACGCTACTATGAGACGTCGCCACGTCGCGTTCAGGGAACGGTGGTGGAAGGAGACAGCCGCAATCCCTGCACTCTGGATCGAGCATGCAGGTCGACGAAACGGATCAGCTATGTGATTACGTCGCCGCCCTACTACGGGCTGAAGACGTACCTACCAGATCAGTGGATACGAAACTGGTTCCTGGGTGGTCCCTCGACAGTGGAGTACACAAAGAGAGGTCAGTTGTCGCACCGTGGCCGAGACGAATTCATCGCGGACTTGCGGGAAGTTTGGGCGAATGTCGGACAGTATTGTAAGCAGGGGGCCAAGTTAGTAGTCCGTTTTGGCTCGATCGGGGATCGGCCCCTTGAGGATCCAGCACGATTCGTCGTCGAGTCTTTTGATGGGACGGGGTGGTCAGCCACCGGGGTCCGGCACGCGGACAACGCTGCTAACGGGAAACGTCAGGCAGATACCTTTCGCCGGAAACTTGCCAACGCCCGCGATGAAGTCGACGTTTGGGCTCAGTGGTCGTCATAG
- a CDS encoding type II toxin-antitoxin system HigB family toxin, whose protein sequence is MRIIAKRALREFWQRCPGAESWLRAWYDQVRRADWDSPASVQREYPRASIVGHDRVVFRFKGNEYRMIVRIFYPGRLIYIRFIGTHTEYDRVNVEEV, encoded by the coding sequence TTGAGGATCATTGCCAAACGTGCTCTGAGGGAGTTCTGGCAGCGCTGTCCGGGCGCTGAGAGTTGGCTTCGCGCATGGTACGACCAAGTCAGGCGAGCGGACTGGGATTCACCCGCGAGCGTGCAGCGGGAATACCCCCGCGCGAGCATCGTCGGGCATGACCGGGTCGTCTTCAGGTTCAAAGGGAATGAATATCGAATGATCGTCAGGATCTTTTACCCGGGGCGTCTCATCTACATACGGTTCATCGGCACCCACACCGAATACGACCGTGTCAATGTGGAGGAGGTGTAA
- a CDS encoding DUF87 domain-containing protein encodes MELFPKQQVVGIFRGFREGGLEFHADLALPYRNDFQRIPMHGQFVLVQLETPEEAVLGRIASFSSEGKLSFGSGEEFNIRAVQEEREIPEDLREQYLKYRVNIRVLGVLRNNGKGTTFVASHRRLPHVGSAVAFPTGDVLREVCGHNVDGAQIGHFALGEYVYAGEGNGFSASEWMRVESPEIVVRFPVSSLVARRSFVFARAGFGKSNLNKLLFSKLYETTPTVEKRGNVKVPVGTIIFDPDGEYFWPDDKGRPGLCDVPHLQDKVVVFTARTAPSAFYGSFTAGGIKLDIRQLRPSDVISIALPPERQDQQNVAKLRGLSPTNWSRMVDLIDRDKGGADLEEIGRILNLTMPNQEAEAIAARSNMTNVVGMLHDRSSQFMGLLMRALESGKICVVDVSQMRGAQSFILAGIVLRRLFDRNQEEFTKAVPRTIPTIAVIEEAQAVLNERAAAADPYLAWVKEGRKYDLGALLITQQPGSIPHEILSQGDNWFIFHLLSAGDLASAKRANAHFSDDLLSSLLNEPLPGHGVFWSSVSGSPYPVSLRALLFEALYESRDPTYTAPAVKTFATELRQQMTKVIEQARNSAGQAHVTDTQPGPTIQPNGNVYDEDVDGEPPDLETHYRRCARQAVENDADLMGKLRGDDVPWGQVNSVIVKALPDTLDGRDQKAYQLVVPTMDAVFGFQPDGWHTFKRGPKQTTCIRAGSGEGD; translated from the coding sequence ATGGAACTCTTTCCTAAGCAACAGGTGGTGGGTATCTTCCGCGGTTTCCGGGAAGGCGGACTTGAGTTTCACGCAGACCTTGCGTTGCCCTACCGAAACGACTTTCAAAGAATCCCCATGCATGGTCAGTTCGTGCTCGTTCAACTTGAGACGCCGGAAGAGGCCGTTCTGGGGCGTATCGCGTCATTCTCCTCGGAGGGCAAACTGTCCTTCGGTAGCGGCGAGGAGTTCAACATCCGCGCCGTGCAGGAGGAGAGGGAGATACCGGAAGATCTCCGAGAACAGTATCTGAAGTATCGAGTCAACATCCGCGTTCTTGGCGTGTTGCGGAACAACGGCAAGGGTACCACCTTCGTCGCCTCCCATCGTCGCCTTCCTCATGTCGGGAGTGCCGTGGCCTTCCCAACGGGAGACGTCCTCAGGGAAGTCTGTGGGCACAACGTCGATGGAGCGCAGATCGGCCATTTCGCTCTCGGAGAATATGTTTATGCAGGTGAGGGCAACGGGTTCAGCGCCAGCGAATGGATGAGAGTCGAGTCTCCCGAGATCGTGGTCCGATTCCCGGTATCCAGCCTTGTTGCGCGTCGGAGCTTCGTCTTTGCACGAGCCGGTTTCGGTAAGTCGAATCTGAACAAGCTGTTGTTTAGCAAGCTTTATGAGACGACACCCACGGTGGAGAAGCGCGGTAATGTCAAAGTGCCGGTGGGGACGATCATTTTCGATCCGGATGGAGAATATTTTTGGCCCGACGACAAGGGTCGCCCTGGTTTGTGCGATGTCCCGCATCTCCAGGACAAGGTGGTGGTTTTCACCGCGCGCACGGCTCCCAGCGCATTCTACGGATCCTTTACCGCCGGTGGCATCAAGCTCGACATCCGGCAACTTCGTCCGAGCGACGTCATTTCGATCGCTCTGCCTCCCGAGCGTCAAGACCAACAGAATGTCGCCAAATTGCGCGGCCTGTCGCCGACCAACTGGTCACGAATGGTCGACCTGATCGATCGCGACAAGGGCGGCGCGGATCTTGAGGAGATTGGCCGGATCTTGAACCTGACGATGCCGAACCAGGAAGCGGAAGCCATCGCCGCCCGATCCAACATGACAAACGTCGTCGGGATGCTGCACGACCGGAGCAGCCAGTTCATGGGCCTCCTCATGAGGGCACTTGAATCCGGCAAGATCTGCGTAGTGGATGTCTCGCAAATGCGCGGCGCGCAATCGTTCATCCTGGCGGGGATAGTTCTTCGACGGCTTTTCGATAGGAATCAGGAGGAGTTCACGAAGGCAGTCCCGCGGACTATACCCACAATAGCCGTGATCGAAGAAGCACAGGCCGTGCTCAATGAGCGCGCGGCAGCGGCGGATCCGTACCTCGCTTGGGTCAAGGAGGGTCGCAAGTATGATCTGGGCGCTCTTCTGATCACTCAGCAACCTGGCTCGATCCCCCACGAAATCCTGAGCCAAGGCGACAACTGGTTCATATTCCACTTGCTCTCCGCCGGCGACTTGGCCAGTGCCAAGAGAGCCAACGCGCACTTCAGCGATGATTTGCTGAGTTCATTGTTGAACGAGCCTCTACCGGGCCACGGTGTATTCTGGAGTTCTGTCAGTGGGAGCCCCTACCCTGTGTCCCTTCGTGCCCTCTTGTTCGAAGCCCTCTACGAGTCGCGTGATCCAACATACACCGCTCCCGCGGTGAAGACATTCGCGACGGAACTGCGACAGCAGATGACCAAGGTGATCGAACAAGCGCGGAACTCTGCCGGGCAAGCCCACGTTACGGATACGCAACCGGGACCGACCATCCAACCAAACGGAAACGTCTATGATGAAGATGTGGACGGTGAGCCGCCCGATCTCGAAACCCACTATCGGCGTTGTGCTCGCCAAGCCGTCGAAAACGATGCCGATCTCATGGGCAAGCTCCGAGGTGACGATGTACCCTGGGGACAAGTGAACAGCGTCATCGTGAAGGCTCTACCGGACACCCTGGATGGACGAGACCAAAAGGCGTACCAGCTAGTTGTCCCGACGATGGACGCAGTCTTTGGCTTTCAGCCAGACGGTTGGCATACGTTTAAGCGAGGTCCCAAACAAACTACGTGCATAAGGGCTGGTTCAGGAGAGGGCGATTGA